A portion of the Oxynema aestuarii AP17 genome contains these proteins:
- a CDS encoding flippase: protein MLQKLTEKVNQISPELRKIISNIGWLFTDRLLRMGVGIIVTAWLARYLGTEQFGLYNFAIAFVTLFHTVATLGLDQIVVRNIVSDIEHKNTMLGTALTLRLSSGILLFLSANLAIFFLRPDDPLTRWVVGIIAGGLIFEAFNTIDLWFQSQVQSKYTVLAKNIGFILITTVRIILISIEAPLVSFAWAALAETGIFAISLTVAYHVSGQKLFDWKFDLDRGKTLLQESWPLILSGLAIMVYLKIDQVMLGQLADDAAVGIYSGATRISEVWYFVAIAIVNSVNPSILETRKVSESKFYQKLQKLFNLMAVLAYAIAIPVTFLSRWIVVVIFGAEYAAAGLVLSIHIWAALFVFFGWSKGIWIIAESQTLYSLVSTSAGAVLNIVLNFWLIPQYREVGAAIATVVSYGFTDYVLCFIYPPARRLALIMTESITLTFVVKRLFRRA, encoded by the coding sequence ATGTTGCAAAAACTCACAGAAAAAGTTAACCAAATCAGCCCGGAATTGCGGAAAATTATCAGCAATATCGGCTGGTTATTTACCGATCGCCTCTTGCGGATGGGAGTCGGAATTATCGTCACCGCTTGGTTAGCGCGCTATCTGGGAACGGAACAATTCGGACTTTATAATTTCGCGATCGCCTTCGTCACCTTATTTCATACCGTCGCTACCCTCGGACTGGATCAAATTGTCGTCCGCAATATCGTCAGCGATATCGAGCATAAAAATACCATGCTCGGCACCGCCTTAACCCTACGACTCAGTAGCGGAATTTTACTATTTTTGAGTGCGAATCTCGCGATTTTCTTTTTGCGTCCCGACGACCCCCTCACGCGCTGGGTCGTCGGCATTATTGCGGGGGGGTTGATTTTTGAAGCCTTTAACACGATCGATCTGTGGTTTCAGTCTCAAGTTCAATCAAAATATACCGTTTTAGCCAAAAATATTGGATTTATTTTAATTACCACCGTCAGAATTATTCTAATTTCTATCGAAGCGCCTTTAGTCAGTTTTGCTTGGGCCGCATTAGCTGAAACCGGAATCTTTGCGATTTCTTTAACCGTCGCCTATCACGTAAGCGGTCAAAAATTATTCGATTGGAAATTCGATCTCGATCGCGGAAAAACCTTATTGCAAGAAAGCTGGCCCCTGATTCTGTCTGGATTGGCGATTATGGTTTATCTCAAAATCGACCAAGTGATGTTAGGACAACTCGCCGACGATGCTGCCGTCGGGATTTATTCAGGGGCAACCCGCATTTCTGAAGTGTGGTATTTTGTGGCAATCGCTATTGTAAATTCCGTCAATCCTTCAATTTTAGAAACTAGAAAGGTTAGCGAGTCGAAGTTTTATCAGAAGTTACAAAAGCTGTTTAATTTAATGGCTGTTTTGGCTTACGCGATCGCCATTCCAGTGACCTTTTTATCGCGATGGATTGTCGTTGTTATTTTCGGTGCGGAATATGCAGCCGCAGGCTTGGTTCTTTCTATTCATATTTGGGCGGCTTTATTTGTCTTTTTTGGATGGTCTAAAGGGATTTGGATTATCGCCGAAAGTCAAACATTATATTCTCTAGTTTCGACCTCGGCGGGCGCTGTTTTGAATATTGTTCTAAATTTTTGGCTCATTCCTCAGTATCGCGAAGTCGGCGCCGCTATAGCTACCGTTGTTTCCTATGGATTT
- the ilvD gene encoding dihydroxy-acid dehydratase, producing MMPEYRSKTSTAGRNMAGARALWRATGMTDEDFHKPIIAVANSFTQFVPGHVHLKDLGQLVAREIEKAGGVAKEFNTIAVDDGIAMGHDGMLYSLPSREIIADSVEYMVNAHCADALVCISNCDKITPGMLMAALRLNIPAVFVSGGPMEAGKTKLAEHKLDLVDAMVIAADDSVSDEVVAEYERSACPTCGSCSGMFTANSMNCLTEAIGLSLPGNGTTLATHFDRKQLFLDAAQLIVKNAKRYYEDGDESVLPRAIASFEAFENAISLDIAMGGSTNTILHLLAAAQEAEVDFDLKDIDRRSRSIPQLCKVAPNTQKYHIEDVHRAGGIMGILGELDRARLLHSQLPTVHSATLKEALDKWDVMRNPAPEVVEFYQAGPAGIPTQTAFIQDTRWPSLDRDRAEGCIRNFENAYSQEGGLAVLYGNIAVDGCVVKTAGVDESILVFQGKAKIFESQDSAVKGILADEVQPGDVVVIRYEGPKGGPGMQEMLYPTSYLKSKGLGKVCALLTDGRFSGGTSGLSIGHVSPEAASGGAIGLLKDGDAIAIDIPQRRINVLLDDEELTRRRAEQDAKGWKPAEARPRKVSTALKAYAKFATSADKGAVRDKSFLD from the coding sequence ATGATGCCTGAATATCGCTCTAAAACGTCAACCGCCGGACGGAATATGGCGGGGGCCCGCGCGCTGTGGCGTGCGACGGGAATGACGGACGAGGATTTCCACAAGCCTATTATTGCGGTTGCCAATTCTTTTACGCAATTCGTCCCGGGTCACGTTCATTTAAAGGATCTCGGACAGCTTGTCGCGCGCGAAATCGAAAAGGCTGGCGGTGTGGCGAAGGAGTTCAATACGATTGCGGTAGACGATGGCATTGCGATGGGTCACGATGGGATGCTCTACAGTTTACCCAGTCGTGAAATTATCGCCGATTCGGTCGAATATATGGTCAACGCTCACTGTGCGGACGCGCTGGTGTGTATTTCTAACTGCGATAAAATCACCCCCGGAATGCTGATGGCGGCGTTGCGATTGAACATTCCGGCGGTGTTCGTGTCTGGCGGCCCGATGGAAGCGGGTAAGACGAAGTTGGCCGAACATAAGTTAGATTTGGTCGATGCGATGGTGATTGCAGCCGATGACAGCGTCTCGGATGAGGTGGTGGCGGAATACGAGCGCAGTGCTTGTCCGACGTGCGGTTCTTGTTCGGGGATGTTTACGGCGAATTCGATGAACTGCTTGACGGAGGCGATCGGGTTGTCGCTACCGGGGAACGGAACGACTCTGGCGACGCATTTCGATCGCAAGCAACTGTTCCTCGACGCAGCGCAACTCATCGTCAAAAATGCCAAGCGGTATTACGAAGACGGAGACGAGTCGGTATTACCTCGCGCGATCGCCAGTTTCGAGGCGTTCGAGAACGCGATCTCGTTAGATATCGCCATGGGCGGCTCGACGAATACGATTTTACACCTGCTGGCGGCGGCGCAGGAAGCTGAGGTCGATTTCGATCTCAAAGATATCGATCGCCGCTCTCGTTCGATTCCTCAGTTGTGTAAAGTCGCCCCCAATACTCAGAAATATCATATCGAAGACGTTCACCGCGCCGGGGGAATTATGGGAATTCTCGGCGAACTCGATCGCGCTCGATTGCTGCATAGCCAGTTACCGACGGTCCACAGTGCGACGCTGAAAGAAGCGCTGGACAAGTGGGACGTGATGCGCAATCCGGCGCCTGAAGTGGTCGAGTTTTATCAGGCGGGTCCGGCGGGAATTCCCACCCAAACTGCGTTTATCCAAGATACGCGCTGGCCCTCGTTGGATCGCGATCGCGCCGAAGGCTGTATCCGCAATTTTGAGAATGCCTACTCCCAAGAAGGCGGTTTGGCGGTACTCTACGGCAATATTGCCGTAGATGGCTGCGTGGTGAAAACGGCGGGAGTGGACGAGTCGATTTTGGTCTTTCAAGGGAAAGCGAAAATCTTTGAATCCCAGGATAGCGCGGTCAAGGGCATTTTGGCCGATGAAGTCCAACCGGGGGATGTGGTGGTCATTCGTTACGAAGGACCCAAAGGCGGCCCGGGAATGCAAGAGATGTTATATCCGACGTCTTATTTGAAATCGAAAGGCTTGGGTAAAGTGTGTGCGCTGCTCACCGACGGTCGTTTTTCCGGGGGAACTTCGGGTCTGTCGATCGGTCATGTTTCTCCCGAGGCGGCGTCCGGCGGTGCGATCGGCTTGTTGAAAGATGGGGACGCGATCGCGATCGACATTCCCCAGCGTCGCATTAATGTTTTACTCGACGATGAGGAGTTGACCCGCCGTCGCGCCGAACAGGATGCGAAAGGTTGGAAACCCGCCGAAGCGCGTCCCCGCAAGGTGAGTACGGCGCTCAAGGCGTATGCGAAGTTCGCCACCAGTGCGGATAAAGGCGCGGTACGAGATAAGAGTTTCCTCGATTGA
- a CDS encoding glycosyltransferase family 4 protein → MKFKRIVATGEPGFLYRRQYLFQALSPHFDRFDTLPCGEFYSLELLDRIANFLFKVAYRFSVSQADRWFQKNPRAYRIKSRNAERKIRQLQPPPDLVFHVFGLFAPFWDSFEIPYTLYLDYTMALAAQNWPQWAPFSTPEALAAWMACERQTYRRAYRIFAISQRVKSSLIEDYGIEGDRIIVVGSAPNFNEPYELEKPLGSQQILFNASDFKRKGGDLVLAAFPQVKKALPNATLTIVGRQLNLPLSEGVSNPGRIGSREAMRELFVRSDLVLSPSYCDPFPIFVMEAMSHGVPCIVSNRDGMPEIVNDRDNGRVLPIQDPELLAEYIIEVLGNLKQLKRYSQAAKQTIKTRLNWPTIADKMLLALSETP, encoded by the coding sequence ATGAAATTTAAACGCATTGTCGCCACAGGAGAACCGGGTTTCCTCTATCGCCGCCAATATCTGTTTCAAGCCTTATCGCCACATTTCGATCGGTTCGACACTTTACCCTGTGGCGAGTTCTATTCCCTCGAACTCCTCGATCGAATTGCCAATTTTTTGTTTAAAGTTGCCTATCGCTTTTCCGTCAGTCAAGCCGATCGCTGGTTTCAGAAAAATCCCCGAGCCTATCGGATCAAATCTCGGAACGCCGAACGCAAAATCAGACAATTACAACCTCCTCCCGATTTAGTCTTTCACGTGTTCGGACTGTTCGCCCCTTTTTGGGATTCATTTGAGATTCCCTACACCCTTTATTTAGATTACACGATGGCCTTGGCCGCCCAAAATTGGCCGCAGTGGGCGCCATTTTCGACCCCCGAAGCATTAGCCGCCTGGATGGCGTGCGAACGGCAAACGTACCGACGAGCCTATCGTATTTTTGCGATTAGTCAACGGGTGAAATCTTCGTTAATTGAAGATTATGGCATCGAGGGCGATCGTATTATTGTTGTCGGTTCGGCTCCTAATTTTAACGAACCCTACGAGTTGGAAAAACCGTTAGGTTCTCAGCAAATTTTATTCAATGCCTCGGACTTTAAACGCAAGGGAGGCGATTTGGTGTTAGCGGCGTTCCCTCAAGTCAAAAAAGCGTTACCCAACGCGACCTTAACGATCGTCGGTCGTCAATTGAATCTCCCGTTGAGTGAAGGAGTGAGCAATCCGGGACGGATCGGGTCGCGAGAGGCGATGCGCGAGCTGTTCGTGCGATCGGATTTAGTGTTGTCGCCGTCCTATTGCGACCCTTTCCCCATTTTTGTGATGGAAGCGATGAGTCACGGGGTGCCTTGCATCGTTTCCAATCGCGATGGAATGCCGGAAATTGTGAACGATCGCGACAATGGTCGGGTGCTTCCGATACAAGATCCGGAGCTGTTGGCGGAGTATATTATCGAAGTGCTCGGCAATCTAAAGCAATTAAAAAGATATTCGCAAGCGGCGAAACAAACCATAAAAACGCGATTAAACTGGCCGACCATCGCCGATAAAATGCTTCTAGCTTTATCTGAAACGCCCTGA
- a CDS encoding WecB/TagA/CpsF family glycosyltransferase gives METIKILNTLIDNLSMKELLEQLESGVVFTPNVDHLMKLQKDRDFRKCYESADYKVCDSKIVEYATKFLGTPVKEKISGSDLFPAFYNHHKNNESIKIFLLGAGRGVALKAQGKINRKVGREIIVGALSPSFGFEKNEQECLAIIDRINRSGATVLAVGVGAPKQEKWIARYKHLMPNIKIFLAIGATIEFEAGHKQRSPKWMSEMGVEWLHRLVSEPQRLWKRYLLDDLPFLWLVLKQKVAMEGEGELFKLFPLLGSSESCEPLGPEVLQN, from the coding sequence ATGGAAACAATTAAAATCCTCAATACTTTAATTGATAACTTGTCAATGAAAGAGTTGCTAGAACAACTCGAATCTGGAGTGGTGTTTACTCCGAATGTCGATCACTTAATGAAGCTTCAAAAAGATCGGGATTTTCGCAAGTGCTATGAGTCGGCAGATTATAAAGTTTGCGACAGTAAAATTGTCGAATATGCCACCAAGTTCTTAGGAACCCCTGTTAAAGAAAAAATTTCCGGTTCCGATCTCTTTCCGGCGTTTTATAACCATCACAAAAACAACGAATCCATCAAGATTTTCTTGTTAGGAGCGGGTCGCGGAGTTGCCCTGAAAGCCCAAGGAAAAATCAATCGGAAAGTGGGTAGAGAAATTATTGTCGGCGCCCTTTCGCCTTCGTTTGGATTTGAGAAAAACGAGCAAGAATGTTTGGCGATTATCGATCGCATCAACCGTTCCGGAGCGACGGTTCTGGCGGTCGGCGTGGGAGCGCCCAAACAAGAAAAATGGATTGCTCGTTACAAACATTTAATGCCGAATATTAAAATCTTTTTGGCGATTGGAGCGACAATCGAATTTGAAGCCGGACACAAGCAACGATCGCCGAAATGGATGAGTGAAATGGGTGTGGAATGGCTGCACCGATTAGTTTCAGAACCGCAACGCTTGTGGAAACGCTATTTATTAGATGACCTGCCGTTTTTATGGCTGGTGTTGAAACAAAAAGTCGCGATGGAAGGAGAAGGCGAGTTGTTCAAACTCTTTCCTTTGTTAGGGTCTTCGGAGAGTTGCGAACCGTTGGGTCCGGAGGTCTTACAGAATTAA
- a CDS encoding glycosyltransferase family 4 protein has translation MDSSSAIAPTRLHVTMLGPTLRQKGGVAAVEEAIFRHAPPELKIDHIVTHEEGSIARRLQVFATGLKELAAQLGRGETDLVHIHFAERGSVFRKAIALSVVRRFGKPAILHAHGSEFHTFYQNLAPVWRSAIARIFRQSSYLIVLSESWKTFYVEQLNLDPDRVIPIPNPVEIPPEVPDRRAQTTVNFLFLGRIGQRKGAFDAIEAFAALPPDRRDRATLTMAGDGEIERARDRVSQLNLGDRITFPGWVDPVRRAQLLAEASVFVLPSYNEGLPMALLESMSWALPAIATPVGGIAEVLTPDETGWLVTPGAIAELSAAMQQAIDNEPLRIRLGINARHRVEPLDVKTYCDRLHHLYRSALESPSK, from the coding sequence ATGGACAGTTCGTCGGCAATCGCCCCAACTCGGCTGCACGTGACGATGTTAGGCCCGACGTTACGGCAAAAAGGCGGTGTGGCTGCAGTGGAGGAGGCGATCTTTCGCCACGCACCCCCGGAGTTAAAGATCGATCACATTGTCACCCACGAGGAAGGATCGATCGCCCGGCGCCTCCAGGTCTTCGCTACGGGGTTGAAAGAATTGGCGGCCCAGTTAGGACGCGGCGAAACCGACCTGGTTCACATTCATTTTGCCGAACGGGGGAGCGTGTTTCGCAAGGCGATCGCCCTGTCCGTGGTTCGGCGTTTTGGCAAACCCGCGATTCTGCACGCCCACGGTAGCGAGTTTCACACGTTTTACCAAAATTTAGCCCCGGTTTGGCGCTCGGCGATCGCTCGCATTTTCCGGCAGTCTAGCTATTTAATCGTCCTTTCCGAAAGTTGGAAAACCTTCTACGTCGAACAGTTGAACTTAGACCCCGACCGGGTTATCCCGATCCCGAATCCGGTGGAAATTCCCCCGGAGGTTCCCGACCGCCGCGCCCAAACAACGGTCAATTTTTTGTTTTTGGGGCGCATCGGTCAGCGCAAAGGGGCTTTCGACGCGATCGAGGCGTTCGCCGCGTTACCGCCGGATCGTCGCGATCGCGCGACTCTCACTATGGCGGGAGATGGGGAGATCGAGAGGGCGCGCGATCGCGTCAGCCAGTTGAATTTAGGCGATCGCATTACCTTCCCCGGTTGGGTCGATCCGGTCCGACGCGCTCAATTGTTAGCTGAAGCCAGTGTGTTTGTGTTGCCCTCGTATAACGAAGGCTTACCGATGGCATTACTCGAATCTATGAGTTGGGCGCTTCCGGCGATCGCCACTCCTGTCGGCGGGATTGCCGAAGTGCTAACCCCCGACGAAACCGGATGGCTGGTTACCCCCGGCGCCATCGCCGAGTTAAGTGCGGCCATGCAACAGGCGATCGATAACGAACCGTTACGAATTCGCCTAGGTATAAATGCTCGGCATCGGGTGGAACCGCTCGATGTGAAGACGTATTGCGATCGCCTTCACCATTTGTATCGATCGGCACTCGAATCTCCCTCGAAGTAA
- a CDS encoding class I SAM-dependent methyltransferase → MLEEDPQLQSVFDRLVRDKTQLKVLEVGCGSCSYLDMGANTYLVGIDLSEKQLERNTILDEKILGDVETYNFPENEYDVIVCWWILEHLDRPERALANCQKALKKDGILIVAVPNVMSLKGLLTKYTPHQFHVWVYRYIFGEQLAGVDDRVPFRTFLRQTISPKAIQEFARHHNLNVEHFYLYENPRQKRLRNRHPAIDTSWKVLATVTKALTFGQIDAELTDFIAVLRKTEATHS, encoded by the coding sequence ATGCTCGAAGAAGATCCGCAATTGCAATCTGTTTTCGATCGCCTGGTACGGGACAAAACCCAGTTAAAAGTTCTCGAAGTCGGCTGTGGTTCCTGTAGCTATCTGGATATGGGAGCGAACACCTACCTCGTCGGCATCGATCTGTCCGAGAAACAACTCGAACGCAATACCATTCTCGACGAAAAAATTTTAGGAGATGTCGAAACCTATAATTTCCCCGAAAACGAATATGATGTCATCGTTTGTTGGTGGATCTTAGAACATCTCGATCGCCCGGAACGCGCCTTAGCCAACTGTCAAAAAGCGTTGAAAAAAGATGGGATTTTAATTGTCGCCGTTCCTAACGTCATGTCCCTCAAAGGATTGCTGACGAAATATACTCCCCATCAATTTCACGTTTGGGTGTACCGCTATATTTTTGGAGAACAACTCGCCGGAGTAGACGATCGCGTCCCCTTCCGGACATTTTTAAGACAGACGATTTCACCCAAAGCGATCCAAGAATTTGCGCGCCACCACAATCTGAATGTAGAACATTTTTATTTATATGAAAATCCCCGTCAAAAACGCCTGCGAAATCGCCACCCGGCGATCGATACAAGCTGGAAAGTTCTCGCCACCGTCACTAAAGCCTTAACCTTCGGTCAAATTGACGCCGAACTGACCGATTTTATTGCCGTCTTGCGCAAAACCGAAGCGACCCACTCGTAA